Part of the Bos taurus isolate L1 Dominette 01449 registration number 42190680 breed Hereford chromosome 1, ARS-UCD2.0, whole genome shotgun sequence genome is shown below.
GGAGTTGGATGAAAACAGAAGATGGCTGGAAAAGATGTGATGCGTGGAGCCAGGAGCTTGAGGGGGAGAACAGCCAGTGTGACATAGGCCATGGCATGTGAGTCTAGCTCAGCAGAGCCACGGCGTGTCCCATCCAACATTGATGTCACATCTGCTGAAGCCCCGTGACTTACCAATTGGCTGAGAATCGCCCCCAGACAGGCTGGTGTGAGGAGACAAGTTATTAGCCAGAGTCTCAGCCTGGTGGAGTGCCTGGTGCCCACACACAGATGCTGctgtcttctttttatttaaagcGTTTACTCCTTATAGCTTTCTGAGAGATAGGTGTTGTTGTTATTAACCTCCCATTATAGCTGAggatggggaagggaatggcgacccactccagtattcttgcctggaaaaccccacggacagaggagcctggcaggctacagtccatggggtcacaaagaatcagacacgactgaagcgattaaAGATGCACGCATAGctgaggaaggagaagaaatggaaagatgcaGTGCTGGTGGCCTACGTCCGAGGCCCATAATAATGGCTTGCACCAGACGGGAGAGGTCTTTCTTGGAGGCCTGAATGGCGCTGTGACTTTGCTGGGGGCTGAAGTAACGCGTCTCGTTGCTCTGCGGGTTCCCAGCGTGCAGCCTCACCTGTGCGGTTCAGGGTGCAGCTTCACCCCAGGGCTGCCTTCCtcctggtgggagaagggaggagggagacgcCTGTCCCCACCTCACGAGCTGGTGTGTGAGCGGCAGGGGGCTCTGGGGGCCGTGGTCCTCTCCAGATGGAAGTGGATGGTTGCAGACACAGGAGCAGGCTGGCGGGCCGTGGCATGTCACTCACCATCTGTGTCACCAGTGTCCTGCGGCATTTGGGGAGTGGGAGGTCTGGAGACCTCTTCCTCCAGAGAGTCACGGGTCTTGGCGTGGATCATACTGCATATCTTTATCTCACATTGACCTAACTCTCAACTAGGTCAGACAGCGTAAGTGCATAGGTGTCTGTACTTTCTCCTGTACGTTTGTCCCCATACCATTCCCTCCCTTCAGATGAGGGGCAGTCTGGCGGCCTGGCCCGCCCAGGGCAGAGTGTGGCAGAGCACACGTGGGCGTGTCTCCCCAGTGCCCCTCACTGCTCTCGGCCAGCCAGACATGTGTCTGAGCCTGCCTTTCCGGGGGCAGGGCGTGGAGGGAGGTGCCGGGCAGCTCCCTCATCCCCCGTGCTGGGTTCCGCTTCTCTGATGTCCTTCTGGGGAGCAGTGTGGTTCTGCTCCTCCTGGATACCTCTGTGATTGTCGTTAGCAAAGCTGTTCAGGTTTGAGAGCGTCTGCCTTTAGTGCTTGAATCCGTGACAGCAAACTCGTGTGTGACTAGGTATGAGATACAGACAGGATCATCCGATCTCTATGAATTGGTGTTATTTAGCGCCTGTCACTGGATGTTAAGTTGTTTGTTTTGGGTAAGTGCTCTTTTGCATGTCTTGATGATTTACAGTTCTTGCCAGTGTTTAAGTCTGTTCTGACAGTGATGAATGCATTCATTTGGCAAATTCAGCTGCTTTTATTAAAAGTGAATTCGGGTTAGTGGATGGCGCCTGTGTACAATTTTCTTGTCAGAGAGTGGTGGCGAGGAAGCCAGCGGTGTGACCTCCTTGGTTTTGAGCATCGGTGCTTGGACCTCTGCTGGCCAGAATCTCCAGGGAGCCCCTCTTTGCCACCAGCTGGAAAGCTGTCCAGGGTCAGTGTGCTGAGAGTAACCATTGTGTGCGTCTTCACTTTGGAAGGGGGTGGGCTGCATTTTGCctagtctttttttgttttttttttttaactacaaggaagatttttttttctaaagaaagtgTTTTCAAATTGTTTAGTTATCACCTTATGATTTTATTATCTTGTatcatccaaaagaaaaaaaatgggaaagcTTTAAATTACATGTATTTCAGTGGATAAAAGACATGTTTTACCTCATCTGGCTTCAGTTAAAGGCCTTAATAGGCAGCATTATTTGATTGATGCTTTGTAAGAATACGTGCCAGTGCAGTAATAATTCTAGTTGAGGCTTTGGAAATGTGGGGACAAGCAGAAATGTCGGGTGTTTCCTCAGCATTGGATCAGGGAGACAGCAGATCATTAGTATCAGGTACTTTTTTCCAGTGTATAGATTATAAATATAAGTTTTAAAGTCTGAAATGACCTTGGTTGAGCATGTCAAAATCCTTAGGAGATTCTAAAACATGTACATCAGTTCCTGATGCAACTTTCTGATAACCAGGATAAACCTCATATTTctcagaacaaacaaaaaacttagaTACTAGCCTTGTGATTTCAAACGTGTGATTTATTGCTTTGAAAATTAAGTGATTGCCTTCAGATTttaacatgatttttattttgggcTCCTGAATTGTAAAAGTATTTATTGTCCAAATaaaccaaaatttatttatttattttacaaaagaaaatccaaatgaagaaatccttgtaaaaatattttaataaaatgtatcttTGTTTCAGTATCTTAAATAGTGAAGATGAAGAAATATTCAGTAATGAAGAGCACGAATTTGcatccaaaaaaaggaaaaaggaccaTTTTAGAAATGACACAAATACTCAGTGTAAGATCATTTATGTTAATAATCTCATGTTTGCTTGTGGACTGTTTTGATAAATTGGATTGTGTTGACAGTGCTTTTCTAGGGCAGAAATGCTGATCCAGTTACATAAGCAATAGTGTGTCCAGAGGTCAGACTTGGTGGTCAGAGTCTCGCAGCTCTGCCGTTTGCTTGACTAAGTCATCAGTAAGATTTACAGCAATGAaataaaggacaggaaaaccCACAGAACAGCCTGTCTGAATGTTGAAttatgtgtgtttagttgctatgtcCTACTCCTTGCGAGCCtgcccaggctcttctgcccatggaattctccaggcaataatactggagcaggttgccatttcctcctgcaggggatcttcccaacccagggattgaaccctgaatgtgtctcctgcgttgcaggtgggttttttaccactgagtcacagtAGCAGTCCTGAATTCAGGTCTGTTCACTCCCAAGCAGTGAAACTGACCTTTAGAGGCCTTGACACTGCTTTGGTGCAGGAGACACTGCTGGTTCGGAACAGGAGATAGTTGTGGTCAGAGCTGGAGCCTGTAGGCAGGGTGGGCGAGCACCTGGAGATGGGGCAGCTCTGAGAGGGCGCCTGTGCATGTGCTCAGCCCTGAGCCACTGAGGACCTGTTAGTGTGATCAGTCGTGCGCCCCCTGGAGGCTCCCCTGGACAGTGTAGTCTCGATCCTTGAAGCTCTGGGACAGGAGTTACGTGGAAAGTGTATTTAAATGGAATACCATATAGGGACAATGAAAGAGGaagataatttttattagagtatataCAAAATGCACATTTATAGCCATTTATGTTTGGAGATGGCTGAAGTCGCTGGTGACACTATTTTCTTCTAAGTCACCAAGATGTGGCCGTGCCATGACACCTTTCATGCAATGACGTTTCAGCACTTTGTAAACTGATGTTGGGACGCGAAGCACGTGGCCGAGTCCGGGGGTCTCCTGTCCACACGGCAGCAGACAGCGTTACACGTGCAGCTTTTGAAGCTCCTCAAAATCCTCATTTGGTAATGAGTCACCAgatgttaaaaacaaatttttatccTAGGTTTTTATCGTGAAAACTGGATCTATGTCCATAAAGAAAGCACAAGAGAAGTAAGTATTCTGTTATAAATAAGAGTATATTTTGTATTGTTTCTGTTGGTTGTGTGATGTCACATTAAGTAAATTGTTTCTTTTGCAATATCAAATCAGTGTCCAAATTCTGACGGGTGAAAGCTTTACGAGGGTCTTTCAGACAGTGTTTGCatgtgcatgggtgtgtgtgtgcgcctgtgtggtgtatgtgcctgtgtgtgtggggtgtgtgtgtgtgtgcgcgtgtgtggtgtatgtgcctgtgtgtgtgtgtgtgtgtgtggtgtgagtgtgcgtgtgtgtgcctctgtggtgtatgtgcctgtgtgtgtgtggtgtgagtgtgcgtgtgcgcgtgtgtggtatatgtgcctgtgtgtgtggtgaatgtgcatgtgtgtgtgtgtggtgtatgtgcctgtgtgtgtgtgtgtggtgtgagtatgtgtgtgtgtgtgtggtgcatgTCAGTGCCCTGTACAGATCTGATTCAGCTGAGGGCTGTTTCAGAACAAGTATGGGCCTGCAAGtactttgatatttctccccgcccTCCCCGAGCTGTTCACAGTGAGCTGCTGTTGCTGGTGGGGCTGTTTCTCGGCCCCTGTGTGTCCTGGGAGGGTGGGAACAGCTTGTAAACCCTCGTTTATTTGTAGAGTAGTGAAGGTGGTGTTGGTAGTTAAGTTGGAATCTGCAAAGAGCATGCAGTTCAAGCCCTGCCATCGCCCTTTCTTGGCAGAAGGTCTGGTCTGTTCACGTCAGctgtctgtttcctttttctctgcttgGTATCTGGGGAAGCTTGCTTCCATCTGTAACCTGAAAGACCCTTTTGCTTTTGCCTTATTTTGCGACAATTGGGGGAAATGATTTGGGAGGAGTCGTTCAGCATGTGTTTAGACTATGTTAGCGTGAGTGAAGTGCTCTGGCAGTGTTGGTAGTGGATGTTCTGAAACCAGCCGCGTTTCCTAGAAGCTTAAGGGTTAGATCCTGAGACGGAGTTACTCTGAGCTGTTTGGCAGTAGTTGCTGTTGTTAAATGGATGTGCCGCCGGGAGAACCTGTGTGAGCTCATGAAAGACTCCGAGACAGAGCAGGGTCCTGCTTTGGTGCACACGAGGCAGCAGGGGAGGGGCCTCGAGGCCTCAGACGGCGCTGGGTCCACGGGGCAGGGGTGCAGGCGGGAGTCGGGAGGGCCCCTCTCCGTGGAGCATCGCACCTTTGGTCTTCTCCTCTGGGCCCACCAAGTGTCTGCTGCCCGGGAAGGGTCTGTCACAGCAGTGTCTGGATGCTGTTCACTGAGAGAGAGAAACGTTACCGGCTGTGATGGGTTTCATGTTATGACCGATGCTGCCTCCACAGCTCCCAGGGAAGCATTCTGCAGCTCGTGGTGTTGAGCATTTGCGACGAGTGTATCTTGCTGACTTCTGTGCACCTCGAGGCTGCTGCGGTTTGGGGGTGTGTCTCGTGTCGGAGACCAGGCGTCCCCTGCACCTCCCGCCCCGCTGGGCCCGCTCCTGTCTCTGTTTGAAACACGAGGCGCGTCTGTCTCCTCATGTTTTCTGTGATTATTCACACGCTTTATCCTCACAACGCTGAACTGAAAACCTCTCTGTGTTCTAAGTGTTCAAAAACAGAGATAGAGTTTAAAATGTCTCTGAAACCTAGGGTTCAGATCTGTACAGCACTCAATATAGAACGTGGGGCATATCATTAAGGAAAAACATCTGAAATAGCAGTGTTTCTGGTAATGAAAAAAAAGTCACGTTTCCTTCGTGGTCTTTGACCCTCGAACCTGTGAGCCTTATTACCACATACTTGGGTTTTGGGGTGCTCGGCCCCCTGTTCCCAGCCTGAACACTGCCCATTGTCATATCCCATTGCCTCCAGCCCTTTCCACCTAACCACTGGTATTCAAACCTCCTGCCCCACTCAGGTGCGTCTCGGCCTTGATCCTGAGTGGCTGGACGAACGCAGGACTGCCTGCAGAGGAACTGAATGGCAACATGTGTGTTCATGGAAGATGCCTTTTGTAGTGGCCAATCATGATTTATGTATTTGTAGTTGCACAGCCTAGAGTACATCtggttattttgttattttaggcTTAATTTGGGCCTCCCCAAATGCATGTCAACAAAAGAAATTGACAGGTATTTAATCAGTATTTATCTTTGTATCTGTAGTGGTGTAGAGTGTCAATGCATATACATAATTGATTATACATAAATGACAGATTTAGAATGGCTTTAATTTTACTCTAAAATTAAATATGGAATAAAtcatagtgaaaatgaatatccTTTGCGAAAATTAAAAAAGTTGCACAGACTAATTCCCGTTGGCTGTCCGTTCATTTTGCCTGGTTGGCTGATTTGAGGTATCGTAACTTGTGTCTGTTTTTCCAGAGACATGGCTACTGTACTTTGGGAGAAGCTTTTAATCGCTTAGACTTCTCGAGTGCGATCCAGGACATCCGAAGATTCAATTATGTGGTCAGGGTGAGTATTCATTTCAGAGCCACCAGAGGACACGTGGAGTGGTTGCGCCCTAAAGATTATCATGTCACATGTTTAAGATCCTTTTGGCAGCTGCGTAAAGCTGTGCTTGTTCCTGGTGGAGAACCatgggatgaggggtgggggtcaGGAGGAGGAGGATTGAAGCTCCCTCCAGCCCACCTCACGTGTCACGTTGGAGACAGAGGGAGAAGCGGGAGTTTCTCTCAGGGTTTCTTGCCCGGTGGTTTCATATGcattttctactttgtttttcCCAGAGCATGAGCCCTGCTCCATAGAGGGGAGCAAGCTAGTGGAGAGAAGGGAATTGATACAAAACAGAGCTGCATAGAAGCCTTATTGTGTTAATGATACATTTTTAGAAGAAATTTTTACCTTTTCCTGCATTCAGAAAATAAGGGATCTCACTATATAttccatttattgtttttatttgccTAGCAAGTTTACTCACCTGACTGTCCTAAGCCAAGACTAAGTGATGAGTCATGAAACTGTTAGTTGGGATTTTTAACAGTGCCACGAGGCTGTGGTACGTACTCCCCGTAGCGGCCTGTAGGAGCGCTCCTGCAAGGACAGAGCGCTGGCTGGTTACGTGACCCCAGCCGGGCTGGGGTGTGGTTTCTGTAATCACTGCAGCACAGGACACATGTGTGTAGACACACTAGAATTAGCGGCGTGATCCTCCCCAGCAGTTAGCGTGTGATTGTCATGTTTGTCGTTCTGGCCTCCACAGTCAACACAGAGTGTGTGcgagagtgtgtgagtgtgtgtgagttggcactttctctcctccctctgcaACTGACAGAGGCAGCAGGGAGGGCTGGAGAGGAGGGATGAAGAATCCCTTTTCAGAGACACAGGAGCAGATGTGATCTGGGTTCTGGAATGTGTTTGCGGCTCACCCAGAGGGGCTCAGATTGCTCAGGAACAGTACGGGCCGCAGTGAACGGGTGTGTGCAGGCACGGGTCTGACCAGCACCACAGACAGGCGTGGCCACAGTGAGGGCCTGCTCGGGCACAGCAGTCACAGGACGTGAGGCAGTGGGGATGGGCTGACCCAGGGCTCCTGAACCGGTGTGCACAGAGCTGGGAGTGGGTCACTGGAGACTCCTACAGATGAGCGGTGTTTATGATGACCGGTGTCCCTGACGTGCGGAGGGGAGGGGCAGCTCTGTGTCCGAGAAGCCGGCCCTGCTGCTGGGTCCCCCCGGGTCCTCCCCGCTGGCCTCCCTGCTGGCCACCAGGACCGCTCCTCCCGCAGAGCCGAGGAGGGCTGCAACGGCTTCCATGTGCTGAGAGCAGCCAGCCTCTGACGGAGGGGGAGCCTGGGAGGCAGGTGGATATTGGGGCCCGATGGACCTGCAGGAGTGGTGGGAGGGCAGGACTGGCAAGGAAGCTGGAGGGACAGACAGAGGGACAGATGTGCTGGggggccatcagggaaggcctggCTCATGTGAGGCTGGGGCGGTCAGAGGAGGGGACACAGATTGCAGCAGGGGTGGCCGGGATACCGGCCAGGGCTGGAGGGCGGAGGTTGAGCAGCAGCCCTACCTGCATCCTTTGCTTTCTTCTCGGGtgactggggtggggaggtgggtgtCCCTTCAGAGGCAATGCTCACCTGTAGCCCCTCCCCCTCTCAAGCTGTTGCAGCTGATTGCAAAGTCCCAGCTGACCTCGCTGAGTGGTGTGGCCCAGAAGAACTACTTCAACATCCTGGATAAGATCGTTCAGAAGGGTAAGGCGAGCACTGGTGTTTTTACTGATCTCAGTCTTAGTTAACTTAGTACAAGGAgattagatttttctttcatttacccCCAGTATTAATGGTGTCAGATAATGTGATGGGCTCCGGTTGGCCGCTTGGTACTTGATGTTCTTGGTGGTGTTCTTTAAAAGATGCTTTTGGACACAGAAGAATATATTGTAATGAGAAAGACAGGTTGTGGGGCACaccgtgaggcatgtgggatcttagatccctcaccagggattgaacccatgcttcctgcagtggaagtgcagtcttaaccaccgggctggcagggaagtccctgagaaaGTATCCCTGAGTTTTAAATGGACACGTTCTCCTTCATGGTTAACTACTCATAGCTCACTTTTGCTATATAGTGATTCTGTAATTACCAAGGTTGTGACTTAGTTCTTATGCATCAGAcaagcctgtaattttctttttaacttaatgTTTGTCTCGATTAGTTAATGGCCAATAATAAATGGAACTTTAAGAGTTTATGTATAAATATGCCATTTTAACTATCAATTCTCTTTATGATTAAGTATAAAAGAAAGTAGAGATGGATTTAAAGACAAAATTGTAGACTCAACCACAAATACACTATCAGACAGCATTTGGAAGTTTCCGAATCTCATCATACTTGTGATACCTCAAAAATGATGCCACTTTGGATATGCAGTGAAATTAgatcattattttccttttgtggtgaaatatacataaaataccaTCTTTCCTGTGCATCTTGAGTGCACAGCTCAGTGGCACTGAGCGGTCACATCCCTGCGGCTGTGGCCACCACAGCGGTGACACGCTGTCCGCAGACTGACACACGCATCACTGCGGCTGTGGCCACCACAGTGGAGACACGCTGTCTGCAGAACTGACACACTCATCGCTGTGGCTGTGGCCACCACAGCGGAGACACGCTGTCCACAGACTGACACACGCATCACTGAGGCTGTGGCCACCACAGTGGAGACACGCTGTCCGCAGACTGACACATGCATCACTGCGGCTGTGGCCACCACAGCGGAGACATGCTGTCCTCAGAACTGACACATGCATCGCTGCGGCTGTGCCACCACAGCAGCGACACGCTGTCCGCAGAACTGACACACGGATCGCTGTGGCTGTGGCCACCACAGCGGCGACACGCTGTCCGCAGAACTGACACACTGTCCCCATACACACTAATGCCGCCTCCCCAGCACCCGCCATCTACGCGCTCTGTGAACTTGACTATTCCAAGGACCTCATCAGGAGCATCAAACAACACTTGCCCATCTGTGACTGGTTCTTATCTTAAGGTCTTCAGGTTTCATGCGATGCATGTCAGCATTTCTGCCCTGTTTAAGGCTGAGTGACACTCCCCTGTGTGTATAAGTCACATTCTGTTCACCTGTGCTGTCTGTCGAGAGGCCCTTGGGTTGTGAAAGCAGGccattttaaaaaccattttgcttcttttctctgttGGCTGTGCCGGGTCCTCGTTGCCGCCCGggcctttctctggttgcggagagtgggggctcctctctagtcgtggtgcacgggcttctcatcgtggcggcttctcttgttggcgagcacaggctctagggctctcaggcctcaatagttgcagctcatgggctcagtagttgcggctcccaggctctggagcacgggcttcatagttgtggctcacaggcttagttgctctgaggcatgtggaatcttcccggatccaGGAGCAAACCCGGTGgctctcctgcatgggcagatgGATCCttcactgagcccccagggaagcccgaaaGCAGGTCATTTTTAACAATGGGGGCTGATGGGATTGTTGGATTGTTTCGTTTTTGTTTATTCCAGTTCTCGGTGACCACCAAAACCCTCGCCTGATCAAGGATCTTCTCCAAGACCTCAGCTCCACCCTGTGCATTCTGATCCGAGGAGTAGGGAAGTCTGTGCTGGTGGGAAACATCAACATCTGGATTTGCCGATTAGAGACCGTTCTCCGctggcagcagcagctgcagaatCTTCAGATGACGGAGGTATGTGCTTTCTGGCCTGAACGTGAGTAGTCTCTGCTGTTACATCACAGAAGCCATTGCTACTTCTGAGTGTATGTGGAAGACTATCACAGCTTTTCCAAAGGCTTTTTCTGTTTACATTTCCTGAATACGTATTAAACTGTCGTAAGATGGATTCAGGCCAGAAGACTCTTTAATGGCTTATAGGTGTCATTGGAAAGACAGTGGGGATGGTAATTATTAAAAACAGCTGGTCCTGTGGGTGATGAGGTGGTAAGTTAATTTACCTTGACACCTGATTAGATATTTTAGACTAGAATGATATTCGGTAAATTAAGACTGCACTGTGTAGTGGTGACTGTTCACCTGCTGTTGCTTCTCGGGGTTGGTGTTTTCATCTCCATTTCTTGCTGTCTTTGATGTTTTGTGTTTATTCTGATAACTGGTTTCACCAAGAGAAATGTTGACCCCATTCACTAAAGTGTCTTACGCTGTGTTTGGTTTATCTCTGGTTGGGTTCAGAGGTGACCTTGGGCCAGTATTTGTCGTGTAAATGCGAGATTTATAGGGAGTGATGATTCCCTAGTTAAGGCCCTGCAGTTAGCAGGGGTGCTCTGACATTCCGTGTCCAGGCAGCCTCATTCCCGTGTTCAGGGGCTTGTGCTGTGAGGGCCACTCGCCTGTAAGACACTTACATGTGGGGTGTGTCTGCTTTCCAGACCGTGACCAGGCCACGTGCCCCAGATGCCACTGTCCCCAAGTCCCTGATGTGCAGTGACGCCACATCACCCGGCGAACGCTGGGACTACGGTTTCAGTGTCCGGGGCCCCAGGTTCAGCCAGGGCCGCTTCAGGGTGTCATCTGGGAGGATTGGGGAGGAGGGAGACGTCACTGTGACCGATGAGCTCCCGTGTTCCCGCTGGAGTAAGTGTGCGGGCCCTCCCAGCAGGTGGACAGTGGCCTGACGCTCAGCGACCTTCCTGTGCACATGCTCAGCAACATCCTGTACAGGTTCTCGGATGGGTGGGACATCGTCACCCTGGGTCAGGTGACCCCGACACTGTCCGCGCTCAGCGAGGACCGGCAGCTGTGGAAGAAGCTCTGCCAGTACCACTTTGGGGAGAAGCAGGTGAGTGGGGGTTGTGGCCCTGATGGCTGAGCCTGGCCGCTTCAGGGAGTGGACTAGAATCACTACGGGAAAGCCTGCTTTTCATGTGGAGAaagtcataattttaaaaatgatccagAACAGAGCAGCAGAACCAGGGCAGTTTCTTCCTGTCAAGGATGGGCCATTAGTCTTTCCTGTAACTGGAGGCCCCTCTCCAGGCGGCGTGTCCCCTCAGAGACTCACGGGTAGGCGCCTGCTCCCTGCACCTTGCCCTCCCAGGATGGGGCCAGCCTTGGGATCTGGTGGATGCTGTGTGTCTCCGCTTATCGCtgcccctccctgccacccccgCGCTGCGTGGTTTTTGGAGCACAGCTCCGCCAGCTGGGTGCCCATGACATACACAGCAGTGTGCAGGGCCAAAGCAGACACAGTCTTGCCCTAGGGAGGCCCCAGGGAGGACCAGATgtcatgtgtctcctcagacacaGGCTCGCAGACCTCAGGGGTCACCTACCTATCCAGGAGAAAGTCAGGTGGTGGAGGCAGCAAGCAGGTTCCTGCCTGAATCAGAGGGTGAGGATTGGGCACAGCCAGGCCGTGGAGCAACCATGGTCACCTTCTCCTGGGGGCACGGGGCTCATGAGCGGAGGGTAACATTGTGAGGAACTGTGAACATGCTGCTGCGTCGGGCAGCCCCTGGCC
Proteins encoded:
- the FBXO25 gene encoding F-box only protein 25 isoform X1, with the protein product MPFLGQDWRSPGWSWMKTEDGWKRCDAWSQELEGENSQCDIGHGIILNSEDEEIFSNEEHEFASKKRKKDHFRNDTNTQCFYRENWIYVHKESTRERHGYCTLGEAFNRLDFSSAIQDIRRFNYVVRLLQLIAKSQLTSLSGVAQKNYFNILDKIVQKVLGDHQNPRLIKDLLQDLSSTLCILIRGVGKSVLVGNINIWICRLETVLRWQQQLQNLQMTEQVDSGLTLSDLPVHMLSNILYRFSDGWDIVTLGQVTPTLSALSEDRQLWKKLCQYHFGEKQFCRHLILSEKGHVEWKLMYFALQKHYPTKEQYGDTLHFCRHCSILFWKDCRLALLLEDSGHPCTAADPDSCFTPVSPQHFIDLFKY
- the FBXO25 gene encoding F-box only protein 25 isoform X3; protein product: MPFLGQDWRSPGWSWMKTEDGWKRCDAWSQELEGENSQCDIGHGIILNSEDEEIFSNEEHEFASKKRKKDHFRNDTNTQCFYRENWIYVHKESTRERHGYCTLGEAFNRLDFSSAIQDIRRFNYVVRLLQLIAKSQLTSLSGVAQKNYFNILDKIVQKVLGDHQNPRLIKDLLQDLSSTLCILIRGVGKSVLVGNINIWICRLETVLRWQQQLQNLQMTEQVDSGLTLSDLPVHMLSNILYRFSDGWDIVTLGQVTPTLSALSEDRQLWKKLCQYHFGEKQFCRHLILSEKGHVEWKLMYFALQKHYPTKEQYGDTLHFCRHCSILFWKDSGHPCTAADPDSCFTPVSPQHFIDLFKY
- the FBXO25 gene encoding F-box only protein 25 isoform X2; the protein is MPFLGQDWRSPGWSWMKTEDGWKRCDAWSQELEGENSQCDIGHGIILNSEDEEIFSNEEHEFASKKRKKDHFRNDTNTQCFYRENWIYVHKESTRERHGYCTLGEAFNRLDFSSAIQDIRRFNYVVRLLQLIAKSQLTSLSGVAQKNYFNILDKIVQKVLGDHQNPRLIKDLLQDLSSTLCILIRGVGKSVLVGNINIWICRLETVLRWQQQLQNLQMTEVDSGLTLSDLPVHMLSNILYRFSDGWDIVTLGQVTPTLSALSEDRQLWKKLCQYHFGEKQFCRHLILSEKGHVEWKLMYFALQKHYPTKEQYGDTLHFCRHCSILFWKDCRLALLLEDSGHPCTAADPDSCFTPVSPQHFIDLFKY
- the FBXO25 gene encoding F-box only protein 25; its protein translation is MPFLGQDWRSPGWSWMKTEDGWKRCDAWSQELEGENSQCDIGHGIILNSEDEEIFSNEEHEFASKKRKKDHFRNDTNTQCFYRENWIYVHKESTRERHGYCTLGEAFNRLDFSSAIQDIRRFNYVVRLLQLIAKSQLTSLSGVAQKNYFNILDKIVQKVLGDHQNPRLIKDLLQDLSSTLCILIRGVGKSVLVGNINIWICRLETVLRWQQQLQNLQMTEVDSGLTLSDLPVHMLSNILYRFSDGWDIVTLGQVTPTLSALSEDRQLWKKLCQYHFGEKQFCRHLILSEKGHVEWKLMYFALQKHYPTKEQYGDTLHFCRHCSILFWKDSGHPCTAADPDSCFTPVSPQHFIDLFKY
- the FBXO25 gene encoding F-box only protein 25 isoform X4 → MKKYSVMKSTNLHPKKGKRTILEMTQILSRHGYCTLGEAFNRLDFSSAIQDIRRFNYVVRLLQLIAKSQLTSLSGVAQKNYFNILDKIVQKVLGDHQNPRLIKDLLQDLSSTLCILIRGVGKSVLVGNINIWICRLETVLRWQQQLQNLQMTEQVDSGLTLSDLPVHMLSNILYRFSDGWDIVTLGQVTPTLSALSEDRQLWKKLCQYHFGEKQFCRHLILSEKGHVEWKLMYFALQKHYPTKEQYGDTLHFCRHCSILFWKDSGHPCTAADPDSCFTPVSPQHFIDLFKY